One Candidatus Polarisedimenticolia bacterium DNA window includes the following coding sequences:
- a CDS encoding thiopeptide-type bacteriocin biosynthesis protein, whose protein sequence is MTNQRCLYVLLHGPRESHEDILRDLVHPVAREIRGHPALDSLFYARFDQPDWQVRFRVLGLPDWIDGEVRQRVASRVEPLRERGLVNEVELAEYQREYERYGGHEGMALAEKVFLHDSLACLDLMEAERLGLLAKSRREFSMVLTERLLDLLDMDRSRKLVFYRYGHSWALESGVWQDAELRTLDERYRALVPGLEELFQVETNDEATLYGGEEPARIARTFLAAMQPVMRELLATHAAGRISQDPGYLAWSYTHMQCNRLGIDPSAEAILRYFMHRYHQDHPAPEA, encoded by the coding sequence TTGACCAACCAGCGCTGCCTCTATGTTCTCCTCCATGGCCCCAGGGAAAGCCACGAAGACATCCTTCGTGATCTGGTGCATCCCGTGGCGCGCGAGATCCGCGGGCATCCCGCACTCGATTCGCTCTTCTATGCCCGGTTCGACCAGCCCGACTGGCAGGTGCGCTTCCGCGTTCTCGGCCTCCCCGATTGGATCGACGGCGAGGTGCGACAACGGGTGGCGAGTCGCGTGGAGCCGCTGCGCGAGCGGGGGCTGGTGAATGAGGTCGAGCTCGCCGAGTACCAGCGGGAATACGAGCGCTACGGAGGGCATGAGGGGATGGCGCTGGCCGAGAAAGTCTTCCTGCACGACAGCCTCGCCTGCCTGGACCTGATGGAAGCGGAGCGTCTCGGTCTTCTGGCGAAGTCACGCCGGGAATTCTCGATGGTCCTGACGGAGCGTCTCCTCGACCTTTTGGACATGGACCGATCCAGGAAGCTGGTCTTCTACCGCTACGGCCATTCCTGGGCCCTGGAAAGCGGGGTGTGGCAGGACGCAGAGCTGCGCACCCTCGACGAGCGCTATCGGGCGCTGGTACCCGGGCTCGAAGAGCTCTTTCAAGTCGAGACGAACGACGAGGCGACGCTCTACGGCGGGGAGGAGCCGGCCCGCATCGCCCGGACCTTCCTTGCGGCGATGCAGCCCGTGATGCGCGAGCTCCTCGCGACGCACGCCGCCGGACGAATCTCCCAGGATCCGGGGTACCTCGCCTGGTCCTACACCCACATGCAGTGCAACCGCCTGGGGATCGATCCTTCGGCGGAAGCGATCCTCCGCTACTTCATGCACCGCTACCACCAGGACCACCCCGCTCCCGAGGCCTGA
- a CDS encoding PadR family transcriptional regulator, producing MAEKTGSLVQGTLDMLILKTLALEPMHGYGIGVRIGQMSQGVFSVNAGSLFVALQRLHRAGLIRAEWKATENTRRGKYYALTAEGQKRLGTETREWGRQVAAIARILDAT from the coding sequence GTGGCGGAGAAAACGGGCAGCCTGGTCCAGGGAACCCTGGACATGCTGATTCTGAAGACGCTGGCCCTGGAGCCAATGCACGGCTACGGCATCGGCGTGCGTATCGGGCAGATGAGCCAGGGCGTCTTCAGCGTCAATGCCGGCTCGCTGTTCGTCGCCCTGCAGCGGCTGCACCGTGCCGGACTCATCCGCGCGGAGTGGAAGGCGACGGAGAACACGCGCCGGGGCAAGTACTACGCGCTGACCGCGGAAGGCCAGAAGCGTCTCGGCACCGAGACCCGGGAGTGGGGCCGGCAGGTGGCCGCCATCGCCCGCATCCTGGATGCGACTTGA
- a CDS encoding lantibiotic dehydratase, producing MESVSDRLILLRVAAFPFESLEKLRAATALERLDDWLALEEEAEGEVGPLSEALFAAAGPPVPGDSEHNRRRLAIVTLRRAVYNRRRPASALLDEAGVGLDPALRERVGRQVELRQRLQELHERYQDVFSSELRACRNALLQITNVPLFGEGIRLVSRSLFEALGSLRKTDPSRWDYDDRHVASKFASYAARGAAKTSPYSVFCATALVQAGPGPARVSGENLLIRREILLNIFEARKVASCLAADPAVRSAAGLRPNPTLRTTEGGWTYWRPAVLRSATDQEVLSRARDLPVLHLFLDEAADAARGALELVRIVAERTGAEERELAGFLEKLVESGIFIHEVEIPYCCRRPLESLGRACRRSGSSAPWIPEVEAIEQQVDELSALPPAERSVAMDRIQERLERLPHVRDLKEDEIFRLDAASGLQIALPASVVDEVQEAVEWYARLFASLYPETLLRAGYVRRFLQVHPPDKDVELLDLYHGLFEPEPAQRPISFPEPSGEPSSELTQARRRFHRARDAFAGLARAANENGAEEILLTNENWRKILEEASSPPWFCGALFQVEAARPEEVASGEARLALNALFSGSGLASARLDHLHAGGPDAAESPIALDVRRGWGRLEREGAILAEVTYMHWGRTANAGLRPSIFRHEIELPGEKASEGAEVIPLRQLVVRYDSERKRFVLRWMPKGLEVIPVVGSGISPEGFVSFLVSLGQQGFQPLTCFAGFDVEGITCWPRFTWKRTILFRRRWIVSPETLPPALADSRASEAHLFASLARLRRRHRLPRHLFVHTSVEPKPFYSDLESPVLVELIRRAASSREDRPAPTLYLTEMLPSPEGLWVCDRNGRYASEFLVQLHGPAQHAGLRES from the coding sequence GTGGAATCCGTCTCCGATCGGCTCATCCTGCTGCGCGTCGCCGCCTTTCCGTTCGAGTCGCTGGAGAAGCTGCGCGCCGCGACCGCGCTCGAGCGGCTTGATGATTGGCTGGCCCTGGAGGAGGAGGCGGAAGGCGAGGTCGGCCCGCTCAGCGAAGCGCTGTTCGCGGCGGCCGGGCCTCCGGTGCCCGGCGATTCCGAGCACAACCGCAGACGACTCGCCATCGTGACGCTGCGTCGCGCGGTCTACAATCGCCGCCGCCCGGCTTCGGCGCTCCTCGACGAAGCGGGCGTCGGCCTGGATCCTGCGCTCCGCGAGCGTGTCGGCCGCCAGGTCGAGCTCCGGCAACGCCTGCAAGAGCTTCACGAGCGCTACCAGGATGTCTTCTCGAGCGAGCTGCGTGCCTGCCGGAACGCTCTGCTGCAAATCACGAATGTGCCTCTATTCGGGGAAGGGATTCGACTGGTCAGCCGCAGTCTCTTCGAGGCCCTCGGCTCTCTGCGGAAAACCGATCCAAGCCGGTGGGATTACGACGACCGGCATGTGGCCTCCAAGTTCGCCTCCTACGCCGCGCGCGGAGCCGCCAAGACGAGCCCCTACTCGGTCTTCTGCGCAACCGCCCTGGTGCAGGCAGGGCCGGGGCCGGCGCGCGTCAGCGGCGAGAACCTTCTCATCCGCCGGGAGATTCTGCTCAACATATTCGAGGCGCGGAAGGTGGCTTCGTGCCTGGCCGCCGATCCGGCGGTCCGCTCCGCGGCGGGCTTGCGGCCCAACCCGACGCTTCGAACGACCGAGGGAGGATGGACCTACTGGCGCCCGGCGGTCCTGCGTTCCGCCACGGATCAGGAAGTCCTCTCACGCGCGCGGGACCTCCCGGTCCTGCACCTCTTTCTGGACGAAGCCGCGGACGCAGCGCGCGGCGCGCTGGAGCTCGTGCGAATCGTGGCGGAGCGGACCGGGGCGGAGGAGCGCGAGCTGGCGGGCTTTCTGGAGAAGCTCGTGGAGAGCGGCATTTTCATCCACGAGGTGGAGATTCCCTACTGCTGCCGCCGGCCTCTCGAGTCGCTGGGGAGGGCCTGCCGCCGGTCGGGCAGCAGCGCCCCCTGGATCCCGGAGGTGGAAGCGATCGAGCAGCAGGTCGACGAGCTCTCCGCTTTGCCGCCGGCCGAGCGCAGCGTGGCCATGGATCGGATCCAGGAGCGTCTGGAGCGCTTGCCGCACGTCCGGGATCTCAAGGAGGACGAGATCTTCCGCCTGGACGCCGCCTCGGGACTGCAGATCGCGTTGCCTGCGTCAGTCGTGGATGAGGTCCAGGAAGCGGTGGAATGGTATGCGCGCCTCTTCGCTTCTCTTTATCCCGAGACCCTGTTGCGGGCCGGCTACGTCCGGAGATTCCTACAGGTGCATCCGCCTGACAAGGACGTCGAGCTGCTCGACCTTTATCATGGCCTGTTCGAGCCGGAGCCCGCGCAGCGCCCCATCTCCTTTCCGGAGCCTTCGGGCGAGCCGTCGAGCGAGCTGACGCAGGCGCGCCGCCGGTTCCACCGCGCCCGGGACGCCTTTGCGGGGCTGGCTCGGGCGGCGAATGAGAATGGAGCGGAAGAGATTCTTCTGACGAACGAGAATTGGCGGAAGATTCTGGAGGAGGCCTCCAGTCCTCCCTGGTTCTGCGGGGCGCTCTTCCAGGTGGAGGCGGCGCGCCCTGAAGAGGTCGCCTCCGGCGAGGCGAGGCTGGCGCTCAACGCTCTCTTCTCCGGATCCGGACTCGCCTCCGCGCGGCTGGATCACCTGCACGCCGGTGGACCGGATGCCGCCGAAAGCCCCATCGCGCTAGATGTGAGACGGGGATGGGGGCGTCTCGAGCGCGAAGGAGCCATCCTGGCCGAAGTCACCTACATGCACTGGGGACGCACCGCCAACGCGGGCCTCAGACCTTCGATCTTCCGCCACGAGATCGAGCTCCCCGGAGAGAAGGCTTCGGAGGGAGCCGAGGTGATTCCACTCCGGCAGCTGGTGGTCCGCTACGACAGCGAGCGGAAGCGGTTCGTGCTGCGATGGATGCCGAAAGGCCTCGAGGTGATTCCCGTGGTCGGCAGCGGCATCAGCCCGGAAGGCTTCGTCTCGTTCCTGGTCTCCCTGGGGCAGCAGGGGTTCCAGCCTCTCACCTGCTTCGCGGGATTCGATGTGGAGGGAATCACCTGCTGGCCTCGCTTCACCTGGAAACGCACCATCCTGTTCCGGCGTCGGTGGATCGTCTCACCCGAGACGCTCCCCCCGGCGCTGGCGGATTCGAGAGCGAGCGAGGCACATCTCTTTGCCTCTCTGGCCCGCCTGAGGCGACGGCATCGGCTGCCGCGCCACCTGTTCGTGCACACCAGCGTGGAGCCAAAACCCTTCTATTCGGACCTGGAATCGCCGGTGCTGGTGGAGCTCATCCGGCGGGCAGCCTCGTCCAGGGAAGATCGGCCTGCGCCGACCCTCTACTTGACGGAAATGCTCCCCTCGCCCGAGGGGCTATGGGTGTGCGACCGGAATGGACGCTATGCTTCCGAGTTCCTGGTCCAGCTGCACGGTCCGGCGCAGCACGCCGGCCTCCGGGAGAGCTAG
- a CDS encoding class I SAM-dependent methyltransferase: MSQRHDAYRGFADHYDLHGWDWYAPTYGPRLFRLVEEKGLAGCRVLDAGCGTGTLALELAQRGYRVAGMDLSEAMIAVARRKDSAGKVAWRVGDITTAGPAPGDGPYDLVTCVADILNHLESLDLWEQAFRRLGAHLRSGGWLFFDVMTCRGLERLDKFVAEEKDGRMLIASMIYEPATRRSTVKVTSFAERPGTHLYERACETITEWGQPISGILERLGAAGFHSFEQPFAMFDDPEKDDRLGLLAQRR, from the coding sequence ATGAGCCAGCGTCACGACGCCTATCGGGGATTCGCCGATCATTACGACCTGCACGGCTGGGACTGGTATGCCCCGACCTACGGCCCCCGCCTCTTCCGGCTGGTCGAAGAGAAGGGACTGGCCGGATGCAGGGTCCTGGATGCCGGGTGCGGCACCGGGACGCTGGCGCTGGAGCTGGCGCAGCGAGGCTACCGTGTCGCCGGGATGGATCTCTCGGAAGCTATGATCGCAGTGGCACGGAGAAAGGATTCCGCGGGGAAGGTGGCGTGGCGCGTCGGCGACATAACCACGGCCGGGCCCGCTCCAGGGGATGGTCCGTACGACTTGGTGACCTGCGTCGCCGACATCCTGAATCATCTCGAATCGCTGGATCTCTGGGAGCAGGCATTTCGCCGGCTGGGCGCCCACCTGCGCAGCGGCGGCTGGCTCTTCTTCGACGTGATGACCTGCCGCGGGCTGGAGCGGCTCGACAAATTCGTGGCCGAGGAAAAAGACGGCCGCATGCTCATCGCGTCGATGATCTACGAGCCGGCGACGCGCCGCTCCACCGTCAAGGTGACTTCCTTCGCGGAGCGCCCCGGGACGCACCTCTACGAGCGGGCCTGCGAGACGATTACCGAATGGGGACAGCCGATCTCGGGCATCCTGGAGCGGCTCGGCGCGGCGGGCTTCCACTCCTTCGAGCAACCCTTCGCCATGTTCGACGATCCCGAGAAAGACGACCGCCTCGGACTCCTCGCGCAAAGGCGATGA
- a CDS encoding ABC transporter permease, with amino-acid sequence MSASPLRSLLLGLRSLLRKQQSVRELDDELGAYLEMSRREKMERGMSREEAERAVRLENGSVDGAREMVRASGWESHVESCCRDLRMATRTLRRAPGFAAVAVITLALGIGASTAIFSVVDAVLLRPLPYPDPNRLVRVWEQSPDGRRMNLSDPNFQDFRAQNETFTALAEYAVTQASVSAGGEPLRLDVAYVSGDFFKAMGVQPARGRAFLPEEQRLNGSPAVIVSHGTWLRTLGGVEDLARCRLRSEAGEFPVVGVMPPGFNFPAGVAAWVPRELEADTPSRTAHNFRGLGRLRDGVDVPRARANLSAIAHGIRSRYGKEVDLDDAAVVPLADAMVGEVRTALLTLLAAVGLLLIVACTNVAGLLLARTSARRRELAVRAALGAGRGRLMQQFLAEAFVLSLAGGALGVLMAVGAVRIFPALLPASLPRQEGIAVNLPVLLFAFGLVVAVAVALGAFAAFRAGRADLQEDLSAGSRSDGGTGGSARVRGFLVVGEIAATLVILVGAGLLGRSFLRLVSTSPGFRQENLITMQFSPPSAEGGADQAGGLARQVRMVEAIVGRLRAIPGVEGVGVTGALPVAGGDNLSDGMFLVLDGRDPPTDYKEFERLGQDPARAGYASYCVAGREYFQTMGIPLIRGRLFENKDEVEAPHVALISQSLARRRWPGEDPIGRTLEFGNMDGELKPLTIVGIVGDVRAGGLDAPPPSIIYVDYRQRGIRNASSPTLLVRSADAAAVASAARAVFQELAPEVPVKISSFAQEMGGWLSDRRFMLLLVGSFAAAALLLAAVGLYGVVAFSVARRTQEIGIRMALGARRGDVLRLVLGGGARLVVPGVILGTAASLAVTRLISSLLFGISATDPLTFAGVALLLAGVALLASYLPARRATRVDPLRALRYE; translated from the coding sequence ATGAGCGCCTCGCCGCTTCGCAGCCTGCTTCTCGGCCTGCGCTCCCTGCTGCGCAAGCAGCAATCGGTGCGCGAGCTGGACGATGAGCTGGGCGCCTACCTCGAGATGTCTCGGCGCGAGAAGATGGAGCGCGGGATGAGCCGCGAGGAGGCGGAGCGTGCCGTACGTCTCGAGAACGGGAGCGTCGACGGCGCCCGGGAAATGGTCCGCGCCTCCGGCTGGGAGTCGCACGTCGAGTCGTGCTGCCGGGACCTGCGCATGGCAACCCGCACGCTGCGCCGCGCGCCCGGGTTCGCCGCCGTCGCGGTCATCACCCTGGCGCTGGGGATCGGCGCATCGACCGCCATCTTCTCCGTGGTGGATGCCGTGCTCCTGCGCCCGCTTCCCTATCCCGACCCCAATCGGCTCGTGCGCGTCTGGGAGCAATCCCCCGACGGGCGTCGGATGAATCTCTCCGATCCCAACTTTCAGGATTTCCGCGCGCAGAACGAAACCTTCACGGCCCTGGCGGAATACGCCGTCACCCAGGCATCGGTTTCCGCCGGCGGCGAGCCGCTGCGCCTCGACGTCGCTTATGTCTCCGGCGATTTCTTCAAGGCGATGGGAGTGCAGCCCGCGCGGGGCCGCGCCTTCCTCCCGGAGGAGCAGCGCCTCAACGGCTCCCCCGCCGTCATCGTCAGCCACGGCACCTGGCTGCGCACCCTGGGGGGCGTGGAGGATCTGGCGCGCTGCCGCCTCCGCTCGGAGGCGGGCGAGTTCCCGGTTGTGGGCGTCATGCCGCCGGGATTCAATTTCCCTGCCGGCGTCGCGGCCTGGGTCCCGCGCGAGCTGGAGGCTGACACTCCGAGCCGGACGGCCCACAACTTCCGCGGTCTCGGCCGTCTGCGGGATGGGGTCGACGTGCCCCGGGCCCGCGCCAACCTGAGCGCCATCGCGCACGGCATACGGAGCCGTTACGGCAAGGAAGTCGATCTCGACGACGCCGCCGTGGTGCCGCTGGCCGATGCGATGGTCGGCGAGGTGCGCACCGCCCTGCTCACCCTGCTGGCCGCCGTGGGACTGCTGTTGATCGTGGCCTGCACCAATGTCGCCGGATTGCTGCTGGCGCGGACCTCGGCGCGCCGCCGGGAGCTGGCGGTGCGCGCCGCGCTCGGGGCCGGCCGGGGCCGCCTCATGCAGCAGTTTCTCGCCGAGGCCTTCGTCCTGTCGCTGGCCGGAGGAGCTCTGGGAGTGCTGATGGCGGTCGGAGCGGTCCGCATCTTCCCCGCCCTGTTACCCGCGAGCCTGCCGCGCCAGGAAGGGATTGCCGTCAACCTTCCCGTGCTCCTGTTCGCTTTCGGCCTGGTCGTGGCGGTCGCCGTCGCGCTCGGCGCTTTTGCGGCCTTCCGCGCGGGAAGGGCGGATCTCCAGGAAGACCTCAGCGCCGGATCGCGCAGCGACGGAGGCACCGGCGGGAGCGCGCGGGTGCGCGGCTTCCTGGTGGTCGGCGAGATCGCCGCCACGCTGGTCATCCTGGTGGGCGCGGGATTGCTCGGCAGGAGCTTCCTGCGCCTGGTCTCCACCAGTCCCGGCTTCCGCCAGGAGAATCTGATCACCATGCAATTCTCCCCTCCGAGCGCCGAGGGCGGCGCGGACCAGGCTGGTGGGCTGGCCCGTCAGGTCCGGATGGTGGAAGCCATTGTGGGACGCCTGCGCGCGATTCCCGGGGTGGAAGGGGTCGGCGTGACGGGAGCCCTGCCGGTCGCGGGCGGCGACAATCTCTCCGATGGGATGTTCCTGGTCCTCGACGGCCGCGATCCTCCGACCGACTACAAGGAATTCGAGCGGCTCGGTCAGGATCCGGCTCGCGCCGGCTACGCGAGCTATTGCGTCGCCGGCAGGGAGTACTTCCAGACGATGGGAATTCCGCTGATCCGCGGCCGCCTCTTCGAGAACAAAGATGAAGTAGAAGCGCCGCACGTGGCGCTCATCAGCCAGTCGCTGGCGCGCCGCCGCTGGCCGGGCGAGGATCCGATCGGCAGGACCCTGGAGTTCGGCAACATGGACGGGGAGCTGAAGCCGCTGACCATCGTCGGGATCGTCGGGGACGTGCGCGCGGGAGGTCTCGACGCGCCGCCACCGTCGATCATCTACGTCGACTACCGGCAGCGCGGCATCCGCAACGCGTCGTCTCCCACCCTCCTGGTGCGCAGCGCCGATGCTGCCGCGGTCGCTTCGGCCGCGCGGGCGGTCTTCCAAGAGCTGGCGCCCGAGGTCCCCGTGAAGATCTCCAGTTTCGCCCAGGAGATGGGCGGCTGGCTCTCGGACCGCCGCTTCATGCTCCTGCTGGTGGGCTCGTTCGCGGCCGCGGCGCTCCTCCTCGCCGCGGTGGGACTGTACGGGGTCGTGGCCTTCTCCGTCGCGCGCCGCACCCAGGAGATCGGCATCCGCATGGCCCTGGGAGCGCGGCGCGGCGACGTCCTGCGCCTCGTCCTGGGGGGCGGCGCGCGCCTGGTCGTTCCGGGCGTGATTCTCGGAACCGCCGCTTCCCTCGCGGTCACCCGTCTCATCTCAAGCCTCCTGTTCGGCATCAGCGCCACCGACCCTCTCACCTTCGCCGGCGTCGCGCTGCTGCTCGCCGGCGTCGCGCTGCTCGCCTCCTACCTGCCGGCTCGGCGGGCCACGCGGGTCGATCCGCTACGGGCGCTGCGTTACGAATAA